A stretch of DNA from Streptomyces xanthii:
AGCCTCTACCTGCCCTCGGGCGAGGTCGGCACGGACCGCCAGGACGAGAAGATCCGCTTCATGGACGAGTTCCTGACCTACCTCAAGAAGCTCCGCGTCCGCGCCGCCGCCGACGGCCGCGAGGTCGTGGTCTGCGGCGACTGGAACATCGCCCACCGCGAGGCCGACCTCAAGAACTGGAAGAGCAACAAGAAGAACTCGGGCTTCCTCCCCGAGGAGCGCGAGTGGCTCGGCCGCGTCCTGGACGACGCGGACGGCGGCTACGTGGACGTCGTCCGCGCCCTGCACCCCGAGGCCGAGGGGCCGTACTCGTGGTGGTCGTACCGGGGGCGGGCCTTCGACAACGACTCGGGTTGGAGGATCGACCTCGCCGTCGCGACTCCGGGTCTCGCGGGCAAGGCCGTGAAGGCGTACGTCGAGCGGGCGGCGACGCACGCGGAGCGGTGGAGCGACCACGCGCCCGTGACCACGGTGTACGACCTGTAGGACCTGTAGACCCGTAGGGCCTGTGAAACGGCGATCCCCCGACCGGGGCCCCGGTCGGGGGATCGTCAGGTCCTCAAGAACGGACGCTGCGCGGGGTCAGCCGCGGTCCATGCGGTCCCGGGCTTCCTGGGCCTTGTCGCGCGCCTCGTCCATGCCCTGCGAGCCGCGCTCACGCGCCTCGTCCCGGGCCTGCTGCGCGCGCTCGCTCGCCTCGTCCTTGTTGCCGCCCATGGCGTCCTTGGCCTTGTTGGCGAGGTCCTCGGCCTTGTCCTGGAACTGGTCCTTGATGCCCATGCTTGTTCACTCCTGTGGTGGGTGAGGGGATCGGGCTGCGACCAGCCTTGCACGGTGGGACATACCGCGCATTTCGATCACCTCACCCCCGGTTCAGGAGCTCCGGGTCGTCTCGTCGGCGGCGCCGCCCGCGCCCACGAGCCCCTTCGACATCCCGTCGAAGCGCCCGTCGAAGCGCCGCACCTCGCGCTGGCCGACCGCCCCGATGATCCCGGGCAGATAGCCGCGGATGCCCTGCATGCCGCGCAGCCACCACTGCGCGTACACGTGCGAGGAGCGCCGCTCGATGCCCGCCACGATCCGGTCCACGGCCGGGCCCAGCGGGTACGTCTTGTTCGCCGGCCAGGGCAGGCGCCCGCGCAGTTCGCGCATCACGTCGTCCTGGTCCGCGCCGCGCACCATGTCCGTGTCGGTCCAGGACAGGTAGCCGACGCCCACCTTGACGCCCTTGTAGCCGACCTCGGCCCGCAGGCTGTGCGCGTACGCCTCGACGCCCGACTTCGACGCGCAGTACGCGGTCATCATCGGCGCCGGGGTGATCGCGGCGAGGGACGCGATCTGGAGCAGGTAGCCGCGCGACTCCATGAGGACGGGGAGGAAGGCGCGGGCCGTCACCGCCGAGCCGATCAGGTTGACCTCGATCACGCGGCGCCAGGCGTCCGGGTCGGAGTCCACGAACGGGCCGCCGGTCGCGACGCCCGCGTTCGCCACCACGATGTCGACCTTGCCGAACCGCTCCTTCACCTCCTGCGCGACCCGCGCCATCGCCACGTGGTCCGTGACGTCCGCGTGCCACCAGTCGGCGTCCGAGTGCAGCCGGCCCGCGACCTGCTTGAGCTCGTCCGGCTCCAGGCCGACCAGCGCGATCTTGGCGCCGCGCGCCGAGAGCTTGCGGGCGAGGAGCTCGCCCACGCCGCGCGCCGCCCCCGTGACGACCGCGACCTGTCCTTCGAGACTGACCTTGCTCATGCGGCTTGCGCCCCTTCCTCGGACTGCACGTTCTGCTGGGACTGCTGGGACTGCACGTTCTTCTCGGGCTTCTCGGACTGCTCGGGCTTCAGGTACCGCTCGCCGAGTTCCCGGATCCTCGCCGTGACCGCCTCCGGCGCCTCGACCGGTGTCATGTGGCCGAGCCCGGCCAGTTCGGTCAGGCCCTCGCTACGCGGCAGCGCGGCCGCGATCCGCCGCGCGTGCACGGCCGGCGTCATCCGGTCGTGGGTGCCCACGAGCACGGCCGTCGGCACGGTCAGCGCCTCGACACCCGCGTCGACCTGGAGCGTCGACAGGACGTGCGACCAGCCGGCGCGCACCCCGCGCGGGCACGCGTGCACGATCCGGGCGCAGACCTCGACCTTGTCGGGCGACGAACCGGGGCCCATCGTGGCGTACTTGAGGACCTTCTTGCCGACCGGGGTGACCGGCCCGAGCGGCGCCTTCGATCCCAGGATCGCCTTGGTCAGGCGGGTCCGCAGCCCGCTCGGCGGGATCGGCACCACCGTCGACTCGGCCACCAGGCGCGAGGCGCCCGTGCTGCACAGCAGGACCGCCGCCGCGTGCTCCCGGACGCCCGGTCGCGCGGCCGCCGCCATGATCGTCATGCCGCCCATGGAGTGCCCGGCGAGCACCGCCTTCTCGCCCGGTGCGAGCGTCGCGGCGAGCACGGCCTCCAGGTCGTCGGCCAGCATGTCCACCGTGTACGGGAGCTGCGCGACGGCGGGGCTGCGGCCGTGTCCGCGCTGGTCGTACGCGATGACCCGGTGGTCGGTGGCCAGCGCCCGGATCTGCGCGGCCCAGAAGGCCGTCGAGCAGGTCCAGCCGTGCGCGAGGACCACGGCGGGCGCTCCCTCGGGCCCGTGTACCTCCGCGTGCAGCCGCGCCCCGTCCGCCGAGACGACGGTCAGTTCGCGGGCGGCGGGCGGCGGTGCGTAGGGCCCGGACGTGACGTGCGTGAGCCGGCTCATGCGGCCTCCACCTTCTTCTTCGTACGGGCGGTCTTGGTGGGTGCGGACTTCTTCGCGGCGGGCGCGGCGGGGGCGGGGCGCACGACCTCGTACTCGCCGACGTCCACATGGCGCGTGGCCTGCCGGAACTCGGTCGTGGTGCCGGGCCACACCGTGGTGTTGACGCCGTTCGCGTCCAGGTACCAGCTGTCGCAGCCGCCCGTGTTCCACACGGTGCGCTTCATGCGGTCCTGCACGCGGTTGTTCCAGCCGGTCACGGCGCTCTCGCGCGGGGTGAGGGCGACGCGGCCGCCGAGGACGTGCAACTGCCGCATGTAGTCGGCGAGATAGTTCAGCTGGGACTCGATCATGAGGATCATCGAGGAGTTCCCGAGCCCGGTGTTCGGGCCGATGACCGTCATGAAGTTGGGGAAGCCGGCGGCGGTCGCGCCGCGCAGCGCCTTCATGCCGTTCTTCCAGGACTGCATGAGGGTGTCGCCGTCGGCGCCGACGATCCGGTCCGCGATCGGCATGTCGGTGACGTGGAAGCCGGTGCCGAAGACGATCGCGTCGACCTCGGCCTCGCTGCCGTCGGCGGCCACGAGCGTGTTCCCGCGGACCTCCTTCAGGCCGGAGGCGACGACGTCGACGTTCGGCTGCGCGAGCGCCGGATAGTACGTGTTCGACAGCAGGATCCGCTTGCAGCCGATGCGGTAGTCGGGGGTCAGCTTGGCGCGCAGCGCCGGGTCCTTGACCGCCCGGTGCATGTTCGCCCTGGCGATCCGCTCGACCAGGCCCAGCTCCTCGGGCCGCTTGGTGAACGCCTGGACCTGGAGCTCGCGGATGCCCCACAGGATGCCGCGCCGCGCCTGCGTCGTGAACGGCAGCTGCCGGTGCAGCCAGCGCTCGGCCCTGGTGATGTTCCGGTCGGCGCGCGGCATCACCCACGGGGGTGTGCGCTGGAAGAGGGTGAGCCTGCCGACCTGCTTCTGGACGGCCGGCACGATCTGGATGGCGGAGGCGCCGGTGCCGATCACGGCGACGCGCTTGCCGCGCAGGTCGTAGTCGTGGTCCCAGCGGGCCGAGTGGAAGACCTTGCCCTCGAAGGTGTCGAGCCCCGGGATGTCCGGCACCTTCGGGTCGGACAGCGGTCCGGTGGCGGAGACGACGACGTCGGCGGTGAGGGTGCCACGGGTGGTCTCGACGACCCACCACAGCTTCTCCGCGTCCCAGCGGGCCTGCTTCACCTCGCTGTCGAAGCGGATGTGCGGCCGGATCCGGAAGACGTCGGCGACGTGCTCCAGGTAGTCGTGGATCTTCTCCTGCCCGGAGAAGGTGCGCGGCCAGTCCGGGTTCGGGGCGAAGGAGAACGAGTACAGGTGCGAGGGCACGTCGCAGGCGCACCCCGGATAGCTGTTGTCGCGCCAGGTGCCGCCGACGGCGCTCGCGCGCTCCAGGACGACGAAGTCGGTGATGCCCTCGCGCCGCAGCCGGACCGCCGCTCCGAGGCCGCCGAAACCGGACCCGATCACCGCCACCCGTACGTGCTCGTGTTCCTGCTCGGCTTCCTGCTCGGCCATCCCGGCGCCTCCCGTGCCGCGCGACTCTGCCAGTGAACACTGGCGCAATGGGAGACTAGAGCAGCTCCGTACTCATGGGTAGGGGTCGGGGCGAGGAAAGTTACCGCCGGTACGACATAGGGTTCCGGCCGTGGGCGACGAAACGACGAGGGGCGACGGCGAGCGCGTGGACCACCGCGAGTACCGCATGGAGGAACTGGCCGAGGCGGCCGGCATCACGGTCCGCACCGTGCGCTTCTACCGCGAACGCGGCCTCATCAAGCCGCCCCGCCGCGAGGGCCGTATCGCCTGGTACGACGAGACCCACCTGGCCCGCCTGCGCACCGTGGCCGCCCTCCTGGAGCGCGGCCACACCCTCAACGGCATCGCCGAACTCTCCGACGCCTTCGACCGCGGCCGCGACGTCGGTGAGCTCCTCGGCCTGGGCGAGCCCACCGAGGAGACCCCGGTCCGCCTCTCCGCCGCCGAACTCGCCGACCACTTCGCCGGCCAGGACACCCCGGAGAACCTCCAGGCCGCCCTCGACCTCGGCTACCTCGGCACCGACGGCGAGGAGATCGTCCACATCTCCCGCCGCCTGCTCGACGTCTCCTCGGCCCTGGTCCGCGAGGGCATCCCCCTGGCCGAGGTGCTGGCCGCGGCCGTCACCGTCCGCGAGCACGCGAACGCCCTGGCCGACCTCTTCGCCGACCTCGTCCTCGCCCACGGCACGGAGAAGGACGTCGAACGCCTGCGCCCGCTGGCCAAGTCGGTCGTCGAGGCGGAGCTGTCGCTGGCCATGGACCGCAAGACCGGCGAGGGCAGGCCCGCGGACAGGCCCGCGGACACGCACTAGGTCCCGCGCGGCGGCAGCGGGGGCCGGCGGCGGTCGGGGATGTCGGAGTAGTCGGGCGGGTCGAGGGCGCCCTGTTCCTCCAGGAGGTCCAGGGCCAGGTGGACGGCGTCGTCGAGCTGGGCGTGGCGGCCCTCGGCCCAGTCCAGGGGGGTGCGCAGGGCCTCGATGTCGGGGTCGACGCCGCGGTTCTCGACGGACCAGCCGTACTCGGGGAACCAGGCCGCGTTCATCGGCACGGTGATCACCGTGCCGTCGCCCAGCTTGTAGCGGCCGGTCATGCCGACGACGCCGCCCCAGGTGCGCTGGCCGACGACGGGGCCGAGGCCGAGCAGCTTGAAGGCGGCGGTGATCATGTCGCCGTCGGAGGACGTGGCTTCGTCGGCGAGGGCGACGACCGGGCCGCGCGGGGCGTTCGAGGCGTAGGAGACGGCCTGGGCGTTGCGGGTGAGGTCCCAGCCGATGATCTTGCGGGTCAGCTTCTCGACGACGAGCTCGCTGATGTGGCCGCCCGCGTTGCCCCGTACGTCGACGATGAGGGCGGGGCGGGAGACCTCCATGCGCAGGTCGCGGTTGAACTGGGCCCAGCCGGAGCCGCCCATGTCGGGGATGTGCAGGTAGCCGCACTTGCCGCCGCTCAGCTCCCGTACGACCTCGCGGCGCTTGGCGACCCAGTCCTGGTAGCGCAGGGGGCGTTCGTCGACGAGTGGGACGACGGCGACGCGGCGGGCGCGGCCGGCGCCTTCGCCGGGGGCCTCGGCGGGGGTGAAGGTGAGCTCGACGGTGGTGCCGCCGGAGCCGGCGAGCAGCGGGAAGGGGCCCGCGACCGGGTCGACGGGACGGCCGTCGACGTGGGTGAGGACGGCGCCCTCGCGGATGCCGGTGCCGGCCAGCGGGGAGCGGGCCTTGGAGTCGGAGGAGTCGCCGGGCAGGATCCGGGTGAGGGTCCAGCGGCCGTCGCGGCACGCGAAGTTGGCGCCGAGCAGGCCCTGGGCGCGCTGGTAGTGCGGCGGACCCTCGTTGCGCCGGGCCGCGGTGACGTAGGCGTGGGAGGTGCCGAGTTCGCCGAGGACCTCGCGCAGCAGATCGGCGAACTCGTCGGGGGACGCGACGCGTTCGAGCAGCGGCCGGTACTGGTCGAGGACGCCGGGCCAGTCGATGCCGCACATGTCGGGGGCCCAGAAGTAGGCGCGGATGATGCGGCCCGCCTCGTCGAAGGCGCCGCGCCACTCGGCGGGCGGGTCGGCCTCGTGCAGGATGCGGCGCAGGTCGATCCAGATGGTGGTGTCGTTGTCGCCGGCCTCGGTGGCGGGCACGGCGCTCAGCTCGCCCTCGTCGCCGACGACGAGCCGGGTGCCGTCGCCGCTGACCGCGAACCAGTCCATGTGGTCCACGAGTTGGGTCTTCTTGCCCTTGGCCAGGTTGAAGTGTTCGAGGGTGGGCTGCGAGGAGGTGTCGGCCGGGTTGGCGAAGGTCTCGCCGAGCGCACCGGAGATCGGCCAGCGCAGCCAGACGAGGCCACCGCCCGCGACCGGGTGCAGCGCCGAGTACTTCGACGCGGCGACGGGGAACGGCACGACCCGGTTGGCGAGCCCCTCGATCTCCACGGTGGGGGAGCCGTCGCCGGTGTCCTCGACCGGGTCCAGGCCGCCTGCGGCGGTGCGGCCGTCGGGGGAGAGCGCGAAGGGGGACTCGGTCGCCGAGGACAGCGGTACGAGGTAGGGGCGGCAGCCGAGCGGGAAGGACAGGTCGCCGGTGTGCACGTCGTAGACCGGGTCGAAGCCGCGCCAGGACAGGAAGGCCAGATAGCGGCCGTCGCGGGTGAAGACCGGGTTCTCGTCCTCGAAGCGGCCGTTGGTGACGTCGACGATCGTGCGGTCCTTGATCCGGGCCATCTTGATCAGCCGCAGGGAGCGGCCGATGCCCGGGTGCGACCAGGTCAGCCAGGCGCCGTCGGGGGAGAACGCGAGGTCGCGGACTGGGCCGTTCGTCGACCGGATCAGTTCGGTGACCTCGCCCCCGGACTCCTCGGACGCGTCGAGCAGCAGCACCCGTCCGTCGTTCGAGGCGATGGCGAGCAGTTCCCCGTCCGGGTCGGAGACCAGTTCCTGTACGCGGCCCAGGGCGCCGGAGGCGAGGCGGCGCGGGGCGCGGTCGCCGCTGGCTCGGGGCAGATAGGCGATCTCCACGGCGTCGTCGCCCTCGGCGTCGGTGACGTAGGCGACCTGGCCGCCGGAGCCGAGCATCTCGGGGAGCCGGACGCGGACGCCCGGGGTGTCGGCGATGGTGCGGGCGGGGCCGTCGCGGTGGGTCAGCCAGTACAGGGAGCCGCGCACGACGACGGCGCTGGCCCGGCCGGTCTCGTCGACGGACAGCGCGTCGACGTGGTGGGCGGCCGGGACCTGGTAGCTGCGGCGGCCGGGGCGCGGGCCGCCGAGCCGCACGGTGAGGCGGCGCGGCCGTGAGTCGGGGGTGAGGGCGTCGAGGATCCACAGTTCGCCCGCGCACTGGTAGACGACGCGGGTGCCGTCGGTGGAGGCGTGCCGGGCGTAGAACGCGTCGTGGTCGGTGTGGCGGGTGAGGTCCGAGCCATCGGGGAGGCAGGAGTAGACGTTGCCGACGCCCTCGTGGTCGGAGAGGAACGCGATGCGGTCGCCGACGAACATGGGGGCGTCCAGGTGCCCGTCGAGGTCGGCGAGGATGCGCTGCCCGTGCACCCACAGGCGGCCCTGGGCGCCGCCCCGGTAGCGCTTCCAGGCGGCGGGTTCGTGGGGCGGGGTGCCGGTGAGCAGGAGGGTGCGGCGCGCGTCCCCCTCGGCGGTCGGGAAGTCGGCCACCTGGATGTCGGAGACCGGGCCCCAGGGGAGCTTGCCGCCGGGGGAGCCGTCGGTGGGGACGCTGTAGGCGAACGTGAAGTAGGAGAACGGTTCGCCGTGCGAGGCGACGGCCAGGATGTCGCCGTCGGGGGTCCAGCCGCGG
This window harbors:
- a CDS encoding exodeoxyribonuclease III codes for the protein MRVDVGRTFPVCRYRGRVLTVTTVNVNGLRAASKKGFVEWLAETSADVLCLQEVRAEAQQLPDEVREPEGWHVVHAPAAAKGRAGVSLYTRRAPERVQVGFGSAEFDTSGRYVEVDLPGVVVASLYLPSGEVGTDRQDEKIRFMDEFLTYLKKLRVRAAADGREVVVCGDWNIAHREADLKNWKSNKKNSGFLPEEREWLGRVLDDADGGYVDVVRALHPEAEGPYSWWSYRGRAFDNDSGWRIDLAVATPGLAGKAVKAYVERAATHAERWSDHAPVTTVYDL
- a CDS encoding SDR family oxidoreductase: MSKVSLEGQVAVVTGAARGVGELLARKLSARGAKIALVGLEPDELKQVAGRLHSDADWWHADVTDHVAMARVAQEVKERFGKVDIVVANAGVATGGPFVDSDPDAWRRVIEVNLIGSAVTARAFLPVLMESRGYLLQIASLAAITPAPMMTAYCASKSGVEAYAHSLRAEVGYKGVKVGVGYLSWTDTDMVRGADQDDVMRELRGRLPWPANKTYPLGPAVDRIVAGIERRSSHVYAQWWLRGMQGIRGYLPGIIGAVGQREVRRFDGRFDGMSKGLVGAGGAADETTRSS
- a CDS encoding alpha/beta fold hydrolase; protein product: MSRLTHVTSGPYAPPPAARELTVVSADGARLHAEVHGPEGAPAVVLAHGWTCSTAFWAAQIRALATDHRVIAYDQRGHGRSPAVAQLPYTVDMLADDLEAVLAATLAPGEKAVLAGHSMGGMTIMAAAARPGVREHAAAVLLCSTGASRLVAESTVVPIPPSGLRTRLTKAILGSKAPLGPVTPVGKKVLKYATMGPGSSPDKVEVCARIVHACPRGVRAGWSHVLSTLQVDAGVEALTVPTAVLVGTHDRMTPAVHARRIAAALPRSEGLTELAGLGHMTPVEAPEAVTARIRELGERYLKPEQSEKPEKNVQSQQSQQNVQSEEGAQAA
- a CDS encoding flavin-containing monooxygenase — encoded protein: MAEQEAEQEHEHVRVAVIGSGFGGLGAAVRLRREGITDFVVLERASAVGGTWRDNSYPGCACDVPSHLYSFSFAPNPDWPRTFSGQEKIHDYLEHVADVFRIRPHIRFDSEVKQARWDAEKLWWVVETTRGTLTADVVVSATGPLSDPKVPDIPGLDTFEGKVFHSARWDHDYDLRGKRVAVIGTGASAIQIVPAVQKQVGRLTLFQRTPPWVMPRADRNITRAERWLHRQLPFTTQARRGILWGIRELQVQAFTKRPEELGLVERIARANMHRAVKDPALRAKLTPDYRIGCKRILLSNTYYPALAQPNVDVVASGLKEVRGNTLVAADGSEAEVDAIVFGTGFHVTDMPIADRIVGADGDTLMQSWKNGMKALRGATAAGFPNFMTVIGPNTGLGNSSMILMIESQLNYLADYMRQLHVLGGRVALTPRESAVTGWNNRVQDRMKRTVWNTGGCDSWYLDANGVNTTVWPGTTTEFRQATRHVDVGEYEVVRPAPAAPAAKKSAPTKTARTKKKVEAA
- a CDS encoding MerR family transcriptional regulator, with the protein product MEELAEAAGITVRTVRFYRERGLIKPPRREGRIAWYDETHLARLRTVAALLERGHTLNGIAELSDAFDRGRDVGELLGLGEPTEETPVRLSAAELADHFAGQDTPENLQAALDLGYLGTDGEEIVHISRRLLDVSSALVREGIPLAEVLAAAVTVREHANALADLFADLVLAHGTEKDVERLRPLAKSVVEAELSLAMDRKTGEGRPADRPADTH
- a CDS encoding S41 family peptidase gives rise to the protein MTDDETTPTAPGYLRFPHLSGEHLCFVAEDDLWLAPLSGASRAWRLTADRTKLGHPRFSPDGRHIAYTTWRSLDPEIHLAPVDGGAARRLTYWGSPDTEVRGWTPDGDILAVASHGEPFSYFTFAYSVPTDGSPGGKLPWGPVSDIQVADFPTAEGDARRTLLLTGTPPHEPAAWKRYRGGAQGRLWVHGQRILADLDGHLDAPMFVGDRIAFLSDHEGVGNVYSCLPDGSDLTRHTDHDAFYARHASTDGTRVVYQCAGELWILDALTPDSRPRRLTVRLGGPRPGRRSYQVPAAHHVDALSVDETGRASAVVVRGSLYWLTHRDGPARTIADTPGVRVRLPEMLGSGGQVAYVTDAEGDDAVEIAYLPRASGDRAPRRLASGALGRVQELVSDPDGELLAIASNDGRVLLLDASEESGGEVTELIRSTNGPVRDLAFSPDGAWLTWSHPGIGRSLRLIKMARIKDRTIVDVTNGRFEDENPVFTRDGRYLAFLSWRGFDPVYDVHTGDLSFPLGCRPYLVPLSSATESPFALSPDGRTAAGGLDPVEDTGDGSPTVEIEGLANRVVPFPVAASKYSALHPVAGGGLVWLRWPISGALGETFANPADTSSQPTLEHFNLAKGKKTQLVDHMDWFAVSGDGTRLVVGDEGELSAVPATEAGDNDTTIWIDLRRILHEADPPAEWRGAFDEAGRIIRAYFWAPDMCGIDWPGVLDQYRPLLERVASPDEFADLLREVLGELGTSHAYVTAARRNEGPPHYQRAQGLLGANFACRDGRWTLTRILPGDSSDSKARSPLAGTGIREGAVLTHVDGRPVDPVAGPFPLLAGSGGTTVELTFTPAEAPGEGAGRARRVAVVPLVDERPLRYQDWVAKRREVVRELSGGKCGYLHIPDMGGSGWAQFNRDLRMEVSRPALIVDVRGNAGGHISELVVEKLTRKIIGWDLTRNAQAVSYASNAPRGPVVALADEATSSDGDMITAAFKLLGLGPVVGQRTWGGVVGMTGRYKLGDGTVITVPMNAAWFPEYGWSVENRGVDPDIEALRTPLDWAEGRHAQLDDAVHLALDLLEEQGALDPPDYSDIPDRRRPPLPPRGT